Proteins encoded in a region of the Nocardia asteroides genome:
- a CDS encoding STAS domain-containing protein, whose amino-acid sequence MDTAPSATPGSSTATSGPSTLRTSRTSSPAGLQCAGAVDFTTRDDWRSALAELATGDHDVHLDLSELTFIDAYGTSILVETATRSPQTRRIVVHRPPAMMLRVLGVFWPSLHTIEVVHT is encoded by the coding sequence GTGGATACCGCGCCGTCGGCCACACCCGGGAGTAGTACGGCGACCTCGGGTCCGTCGACTCTCCGGACGTCTCGGACCAGCAGTCCCGCCGGCCTGCAGTGCGCGGGTGCGGTCGACTTCACCACCCGCGATGACTGGCGCTCCGCTCTGGCGGAGCTGGCCACCGGGGACCACGACGTCCACTTGGACCTGTCCGAGCTGACGTTCATCGATGCCTACGGAACCTCGATTCTGGTAGAAACCGCCACTCGGTCACCGCAGACACGACGAATCGTGGTGCATCGACCCCCGGCGATGATGCTTCGTGTCCTCGGAGTGTTCTGGCCCTCCCTACACACGATCGAGGTAGTGCACACATGA
- a CDS encoding sensor histidine kinase, translated as MSIPGAASAACDPTDPFVHPALFYRDTEEYLAGTIGFIREGLANDEPVAVAVPGPNLALLRAELGSDADAVRLMDMTVEGRNPGRIIPGVLRAFADEHPSGRVRIIGEPIWAGRSSLEYPACVQHEALINAAFTGREVSILCPYDTERLSPEVLADAHATHPVLIDGTGRRTSAEYDPGHIVDSYNRPLPPPPATAAGVAFDATSLAQVRHQATDYARRAGMPENRLIDLELVVAETTTNSVVHGGGHGTLTMWTDENQLRCQISDKGHITDPLAGRLPAASFRPGGRGLLLVNHLTDLVRIHTTQHGTTIQVYFGFDTAAP; from the coding sequence ATGAGCATTCCTGGCGCTGCGTCGGCCGCCTGCGATCCGACCGACCCATTCGTGCACCCTGCGCTGTTCTACCGCGACACGGAGGAATACCTCGCGGGCACCATCGGCTTCATCCGCGAAGGGCTCGCGAACGACGAACCGGTCGCGGTGGCGGTTCCCGGCCCCAACCTGGCCCTTCTGCGCGCAGAACTGGGTTCCGACGCCGACGCGGTCCGCCTGATGGACATGACCGTCGAAGGCCGCAACCCGGGCCGCATCATTCCCGGAGTGCTTCGCGCCTTCGCGGACGAACACCCGTCCGGACGCGTGCGGATCATCGGCGAACCCATCTGGGCCGGACGCTCGTCGCTGGAGTATCCGGCGTGCGTTCAGCACGAAGCTCTGATCAACGCGGCGTTCACCGGGCGGGAAGTGAGCATCCTGTGTCCCTATGACACCGAGCGCCTGTCACCCGAGGTCTTGGCCGACGCGCACGCCACTCATCCCGTCCTCATCGACGGCACCGGCCGGCGAACGAGCGCCGAGTACGACCCCGGCCACATCGTCGACTCCTATAACCGGCCGCTCCCGCCCCCACCGGCCACCGCCGCCGGCGTGGCCTTCGACGCGACCTCACTCGCCCAGGTCCGGCACCAGGCCACCGACTACGCCCGCCGCGCGGGCATGCCCGAGAACCGCTTGATCGATCTCGAGCTGGTCGTCGCGGAGACCACCACCAATTCCGTCGTCCACGGCGGCGGGCACGGAACGCTGACGATGTGGACCGACGAGAACCAGCTCCGCTGCCAGATCAGCGACAAAGGCCACATCACCGATCCGCTGGCGGGCCGCCTGCCCGCGGCTTCCTTCCGGCCGGGCGGTCGCGGCCTGTTGCTGGTCAACCATCTCACCGACCTCGTACGCATTCACACCACCCAGCACGGCACCACCATCCAGGTCTACTTCGGTTTCGACACAGCTGCGCCGTAG
- a CDS encoding spore photoproduct lyase family protein, which produces MTRSTTAPDPSRPTSGPRLLDVRRLWAEPDALASPRGQQVRARFPDAEIITVASHWNIDQLHGNAGNVDRWVRVKTEDLVLGVKKSLTARENGRSADWIAPSTSNGCAMACAYCYVPRRKGYANPITVFTNIDKIVGYLERHVRRQGPKTVPNQCDPHAWVYDLGENSDCSVDALVSDNVTDLITAFGAWPTAKASFATKYVNRDLLDLDPRGRTRIRFSLMPEADAHLLDLRTTPIRQRIAAIDDFVAAGYEVHVNFSPVVVRPGWEEDWAELLEQLADGTGSAFKAQAAAEIIMLTHNEQLHEVNLGWHPKAENLLWQPPIQQAKRSRTGMWNVRYRNNVKAAGVRTLTDLIAQRTPWLRVRYAF; this is translated from the coding sequence ATGACTCGATCCACCACAGCTCCGGACCCCTCCCGGCCCACCTCGGGTCCGCGCCTGCTGGACGTCCGTCGCCTGTGGGCCGAACCGGACGCGCTGGCGAGCCCGCGCGGGCAGCAGGTGCGTGCGCGTTTCCCCGACGCCGAGATCATCACCGTCGCCTCGCACTGGAATATCGACCAGCTGCACGGCAACGCGGGCAACGTCGACCGCTGGGTCCGGGTCAAGACCGAGGACCTCGTGCTCGGGGTCAAGAAGTCGCTGACGGCCCGGGAGAACGGTCGCTCGGCCGACTGGATCGCACCCTCGACGTCCAACGGCTGCGCGATGGCGTGCGCCTACTGCTACGTCCCCCGCCGCAAGGGCTACGCCAACCCGATCACGGTGTTCACGAACATCGACAAGATCGTCGGCTACCTCGAGCGTCATGTGCGAAGGCAGGGGCCCAAGACCGTGCCGAACCAGTGCGACCCCCACGCGTGGGTCTACGACCTGGGCGAGAACAGCGACTGCTCGGTCGACGCCCTCGTCAGCGACAATGTCACTGATCTGATCACCGCGTTCGGCGCGTGGCCCACCGCGAAGGCCTCGTTCGCCACCAAGTACGTCAACCGCGACCTGCTCGACCTCGACCCCCGCGGCCGGACCCGGATCAGGTTCTCGCTCATGCCGGAGGCCGACGCCCACCTGCTCGACCTGCGCACCACGCCGATCCGGCAGCGCATCGCCGCGATCGACGACTTCGTAGCAGCCGGCTACGAGGTGCACGTCAACTTCTCGCCCGTCGTCGTCCGCCCCGGCTGGGAAGAGGACTGGGCTGAGCTGCTGGAGCAGCTCGCCGACGGCACGGGCTCCGCCTTCAAGGCCCAGGCCGCCGCGGAGATCATCATGCTCACCCACAACGAGCAACTGCACGAGGTCAACCTCGGCTGGCACCCGAAGGCCGAGAACCTCTTGTGGCAACCGCCGATCCAGCAGGCCAAGCGCTCTCGAACGGGCATGTGGAACGTGCGTTACCGCAACAACGTCAAAGCCGCGGGAGTCCGGACTCTGACCGACCTCATCGCCCAGCGGACGCCCTGGCTGAGGGTGCGCTACGCGTTCTGA